A genomic stretch from Candidatus Dadabacteria bacterium includes:
- a CDS encoding autotransporter domain-containing protein: MFRCPHFLLAVTILLGLVSAARAQTFNSVVVFGDSLSDSGNIAQISGLPPGTSFTTNPDPVWAEIVARAFGASGTNSLAGGTNYAWGGACVDPNVACENPVPTTQQQISQHLSGGNADPDTLYMIWGGANDISAIAGENQSDVQGALNGALKAAEAYVDQIRGLQNAGARYVVVLSVPDAGKTINAQRDGPVAAAGLSALVQVYNEALDTGLGSLEHGIIPVNVSVLLDEMTENPGNYGFTNIDEIACTPGSNPLRPSGGLESLVCGPADSGYLSPPKTDETYFFADGSHPSGLGHAAVASMVISTLEAPVQVSLGGEAGVEVARAHRDAVFTERMLDLGFNRSAGKWHSYARGLTGRYNLESPPRLGKTQAEMHVLTLGTDYRIGDGLYLGAALSLGNHDNDLSGASIDSIVVTGSLHGTLIYDVFYLSGAFNGGRTSIDINRSIRLGAALRTEHGSTSSYQFGTDVELGWVSSTSERYRHNLFLGLGWLNQKIDGYSEIGSTSTSMNFSDFERDSLFARAGYQFKGNLGLGERLLPYLRVSYERELNDDSVPVTAGSNTMSGRFTLPGFKPPNEWINADGGLTANIGSRTRTFVGYSGRFGNDSNLSHEFSLGVRMTF, encoded by the coding sequence ATGTTCCGATGTCCGCACTTTCTCCTTGCTGTTACGATCCTTTTAGGGCTTGTCAGCGCCGCCCGGGCCCAAACTTTCAATTCTGTCGTCGTATTCGGTGACAGCCTGAGTGATTCTGGGAATATCGCCCAGATCAGCGGACTTCCGCCCGGCACGAGCTTCACCACGAATCCAGATCCGGTCTGGGCCGAAATCGTGGCCCGGGCTTTCGGGGCATCCGGAACCAATTCGCTCGCCGGAGGGACGAACTACGCATGGGGCGGCGCCTGCGTAGACCCAAACGTCGCTTGTGAAAACCCTGTGCCTACAACGCAGCAACAGATTAGCCAGCATCTCTCCGGAGGAAATGCCGACCCGGATACGCTTTACATGATCTGGGGCGGCGCAAACGATATAAGCGCCATCGCCGGGGAAAATCAGTCTGACGTCCAAGGCGCCCTCAATGGCGCCCTGAAAGCGGCAGAAGCGTACGTAGATCAAATCCGAGGTCTCCAGAACGCCGGCGCGCGTTACGTCGTGGTGCTCAGCGTGCCCGACGCCGGCAAAACCATAAACGCTCAGCGTGACGGGCCTGTAGCCGCGGCTGGACTCTCCGCTCTAGTCCAGGTCTATAATGAAGCTCTGGATACGGGTCTCGGATCTCTTGAGCACGGAATCATTCCCGTGAATGTCTCTGTCCTGTTGGACGAGATGACTGAAAATCCTGGAAACTACGGATTCACCAACATTGATGAGATAGCTTGTACTCCCGGTTCCAACCCCCTGCGCCCTAGCGGGGGACTGGAGTCGCTTGTCTGCGGTCCGGCCGATTCAGGCTATCTTTCACCTCCCAAAACTGATGAAACTTATTTTTTCGCGGACGGCTCCCATCCCAGTGGCCTGGGCCATGCGGCAGTCGCAAGTATGGTAATTTCCACTCTTGAGGCCCCGGTTCAGGTATCGCTTGGAGGGGAAGCAGGAGTAGAAGTTGCCAGGGCGCACCGCGACGCCGTATTTACGGAGCGGATGCTTGACCTCGGGTTTAATCGCTCGGCCGGGAAATGGCACAGCTACGCGAGGGGCCTTACAGGCAGATACAATCTCGAATCCCCGCCGCGTCTGGGCAAAACGCAGGCCGAAATGCATGTGCTCACCCTGGGCACCGACTACCGCATTGGGGATGGGCTTTACCTGGGCGCGGCATTGAGCCTTGGGAACCACGACAATGATCTCTCGGGCGCAAGCATTGACAGCATCGTTGTGACAGGCTCGCTGCACGGCACCCTTATCTACGACGTTTTCTACCTGAGCGGCGCCTTTAACGGAGGCAGGACATCTATTGACATCAACCGCTCGATCCGGCTCGGAGCGGCGCTACGCACGGAGCACGGCTCCACAAGCTCCTATCAGTTCGGAACCGATGTCGAATTGGGCTGGGTTTCGAGCACATCCGAGAGGTACAGACATAATCTGTTTCTGGGACTCGGGTGGCTTAATCAGAAAATCGACGGCTACAGTGAAATCGGCTCCACGTCCACATCGATGAACTTCTCGGACTTTGAACGCGACTCCCTATTTGCGAGAGCGGGTTATCAGTTCAAAGGAAATCTAGGTCTAGGCGAAAGGCTGTTACCATACCTCCGCGTCTCTTACGAGAGAGAGCTTAACGACGATTCCGTTCCGGTCACCGCGGGATCGAACACCATGTCCGGCCGCTTTACTCTCCCGGGTTTCAAACCGCCGAATGAATGGATAAACGCCGACGGCGGCCTTACCGCCAACATCGGCAGCCGGACGAGAACTTTCGTCGGCTACTCCGGGCGCTTTGGCAACGACTCCAACCTCAGCCATGAGTTCAGTCTCGGAGTGCGCATGACATTCTAG
- the glnD gene encoding [protein-PII] uridylyltransferase produces MKELETTENELLAFFTDSYEHIRRRHYARSRKNKALIGYELARERTEIVDEFIKQALSRYGYPELKGVSIVALGGYGREELSPYSDIDLLFLHKKGSKGLAEEVVERLLYLLWDTKMDVGNCTRSLEECRELSMDKNDVTILSSLLDSRFICGDRALYDELENEIYGEVLPKISHDFIRRKIDERDVRGERYGKTLYILEPNVKEGRGGLREFQTAMWIAQASYKAKSFEEVLQRGFVSEREYVAIRKCLNFLMLVRAQLHYQAKKREDNLSFDLQVQVAKSFGYRDGKLRAVEKFMRIYYLRAAVLVQQSRRLTEKCTRAYARRRLAKRAIHLDHGFTIRGKYLSVTSRNVFSEDFCNFLRAFEYADRHSVEFTEYLELLMAEQATRIDEKVRNDPEFNMMFLRLLRFGKDVSKTLLKMNEMRLLGRFIPEFGKIVCMVQFDSYHVYTVDIHSIFMVREIERLINYEYEEKFPFLTKVAETLVKRHVLFLACLFHDMGKGQGGSHAQKGAAMIPKIAERMGLSASDAEQLEFLVRHHLAMVHFSQRRDLDDPVVLNRLAKSIPDQETLSLLYLLTFADIRSVGPDVWKDWTGMLLQELYVKTLRQMSAGTYRRKTDEEWMQKMTSDIVADAAGEIPERKVTKILKKMPVSYFGQFSRQNILRHVKLLNSIEGKFATEVIRYEEYDEFTVCAPDKKGIFSEFCGVLSANGLNILGARIVTTLDKKAFDVFYVERTDYLTEEEYGEVWKKVDKNLSKVLDGDVEVDGLVERRKRNYSSYGRKIPEYPPEIVFDNESSDKATVIEVYAHDREGLLYSITKTIAELNLSIDYAKISTRADQVADTFYVRDSRGRKISGAKKLKKIEDSLISAVS; encoded by the coding sequence GTGAAAGAACTTGAGACCACTGAGAATGAGCTTCTGGCTTTTTTTACGGACTCCTACGAGCATATACGCAGGCGCCATTACGCGAGGAGCAGGAAAAATAAGGCCCTCATAGGCTACGAGCTTGCCCGAGAGAGAACCGAGATTGTGGACGAGTTCATCAAGCAGGCCCTTTCGCGGTACGGTTACCCGGAACTCAAAGGCGTCTCCATAGTGGCTCTCGGGGGTTACGGCAGGGAAGAGCTTTCCCCGTACTCCGACATAGATCTTCTTTTCCTTCACAAAAAAGGCTCGAAGGGCCTGGCCGAGGAAGTAGTTGAGCGGCTTCTTTACCTTCTCTGGGATACGAAAATGGATGTGGGGAACTGCACGAGAAGCCTTGAGGAGTGCAGGGAGCTCTCAATGGACAAAAACGATGTAACCATCCTGAGTTCTCTTCTTGACTCGAGGTTCATATGCGGGGACAGGGCTCTTTACGACGAACTTGAAAACGAAATTTACGGCGAGGTGCTCCCCAAGATCTCACACGATTTCATAAGGAGAAAAATAGATGAAAGGGACGTAAGGGGCGAAAGATACGGAAAAACCCTCTACATCCTCGAACCTAACGTTAAGGAGGGAAGAGGAGGGCTCAGGGAGTTCCAGACGGCGATGTGGATAGCACAGGCAAGCTACAAGGCCAAAAGTTTCGAGGAGGTGCTCCAGAGGGGGTTTGTCTCGGAGAGGGAATACGTGGCGATACGCAAATGCCTTAACTTCCTTATGCTTGTGCGTGCGCAGTTGCATTACCAGGCGAAAAAAAGGGAGGACAACCTGAGTTTCGATCTTCAGGTCCAGGTAGCGAAATCCTTCGGTTACAGGGACGGAAAGCTCCGTGCGGTGGAGAAGTTCATGAGGATCTATTACCTCCGCGCCGCGGTGCTGGTACAGCAGTCCCGAAGGCTGACGGAAAAATGCACGAGGGCGTACGCGCGAAGAAGGCTCGCCAAAAGGGCCATTCATCTTGACCACGGTTTTACAATACGGGGCAAGTATCTCTCCGTGACGAGCAGAAACGTTTTCAGCGAGGACTTCTGCAATTTCCTGCGCGCGTTTGAATACGCTGACCGCCACTCGGTCGAATTCACGGAATACCTGGAACTTCTCATGGCCGAGCAGGCAACCCGCATAGACGAAAAGGTCCGAAACGACCCGGAGTTCAACATGATGTTCCTGAGACTCCTGCGTTTCGGAAAGGATGTTTCTAAAACGCTGCTCAAGATGAACGAGATGCGTCTTCTGGGCCGCTTCATTCCGGAATTCGGGAAAATAGTCTGCATGGTGCAGTTCGATTCCTACCACGTCTATACAGTCGACATACACTCCATATTCATGGTCAGGGAGATCGAAAGGCTTATAAATTACGAATACGAGGAAAAATTTCCCTTTCTCACAAAGGTCGCCGAAACCTTGGTGAAAAGACATGTTCTTTTCCTCGCCTGCCTTTTCCACGACATGGGGAAGGGCCAAGGGGGAAGCCACGCGCAGAAAGGGGCTGCCATGATCCCGAAGATAGCCGAGAGGATGGGTCTTAGTGCCTCCGACGCGGAGCAGCTTGAATTTCTGGTGAGACATCATCTGGCCATGGTTCATTTTTCCCAGAGAAGGGATCTTGACGACCCGGTCGTTCTGAACAGGTTGGCCAAGTCCATTCCGGACCAGGAAACACTCTCTCTTCTCTACCTGCTCACTTTTGCGGATATAAGATCGGTTGGTCCCGACGTGTGGAAAGACTGGACGGGAATGCTGCTCCAGGAGCTCTATGTGAAGACCCTCCGGCAGATGTCGGCGGGCACGTACCGGCGTAAAACCGATGAGGAGTGGATGCAGAAGATGACCTCGGACATAGTGGCAGACGCCGCCGGAGAGATTCCCGAGCGCAAGGTGACGAAAATATTGAAAAAAATGCCGGTTTCCTATTTCGGCCAGTTTTCGAGACAGAACATTTTACGCCACGTAAAGCTCCTGAACTCGATTGAGGGAAAGTTCGCAACGGAGGTAATCCGCTACGAGGAATACGACGAGTTTACAGTCTGTGCTCCCGACAAGAAGGGTATATTCTCGGAGTTCTGCGGGGTTCTTAGCGCGAACGGACTCAATATCCTGGGGGCAAGAATCGTAACCACTCTCGACAAGAAGGCTTTCGACGTGTTCTATGTGGAGAGGACCGATTACCTGACCGAAGAGGAGTATGGAGAGGTGTGGAAAAAGGTCGACAAAAACCTCAGCAAGGTGCTTGACGGAGATGTTGAGGTTGACGGGCTGGTTGAGAGGAGGAAGAGGAACTATTCCTCCTACGGAAGAAAAATTCCCGAGTATCCTCCGGAAATCGTGTTTGACAACGAGTCTTCAGATAAGGCGACCGTGATAGAGGTTTATGCCCACGACCGGGAAGGACTTCTCTACAGCATCACGAAAACAATCGCCGAGCTGAATCTTTCGATTGACTACGCCAAGATTTCGACCAGGGCGGATCAGGTCGCCGACACGTTTTACGTGCGTGACTCGAGAGGGCGCAAGATAAGCGGTGCCAAGAAACTCAAAAAGATAGAGGATTCTCTTATATCGGCGGTGAGCTAG
- a CDS encoding cob(I)yrinic acid a,c-diamide adenosyltransferase, which translates to MPKKRITTVYTGLGDDGKTSLLGGKRVRKSSPRVDAYGDVDELNSVLGVACTKAVDPRVKELLREIQNALFTVGSDLATPLDSTFSPPRVTAGMAKRLEERIDEFLPEVGELREFVLPGGAEGAAWLHLARTVCRRAERGVEEFFGDSEEGSRILVYLNRLSDLLFVLARVENKAAGTGEIFVDFGRGEDG; encoded by the coding sequence ATGCCTAAAAAGAGAATAACTACTGTTTACACTGGTCTTGGAGATGACGGGAAAACTTCGCTTCTGGGCGGAAAAAGGGTGAGGAAATCATCGCCGAGGGTCGATGCGTACGGCGATGTGGACGAGCTTAACTCGGTTCTGGGAGTTGCCTGCACAAAAGCGGTCGATCCCAGGGTTAAGGAGCTTCTGCGGGAAATACAGAACGCGCTTTTCACCGTGGGAAGCGACTTGGCGACCCCGCTGGATTCGACTTTCTCCCCGCCGAGGGTGACCGCGGGGATGGCGAAACGGCTTGAGGAACGGATAGATGAGTTTTTGCCAGAGGTCGGAGAGCTTAGGGAATTTGTTTTGCCTGGAGGGGCGGAGGGCGCCGCCTGGCTTCATCTCGCCCGCACGGTGTGCAGGAGGGCCGAGAGAGGCGTTGAGGAATTTTTCGGGGATTCCGAGGAGGGAAGCAGGATTCTGGTTTACCTTAACCGCCTCTCGGATCTTCTTTTCGTTCTTGCGAGAGTGGAGAATAAGGCCGCGGGGACGGGGGAGATCTTCGTTGATTTCGGACGGGGCGAGGACGGGTGA
- the nadB gene encoding L-aspartate oxidase has product MSAEIIDVECDFLVVGGGLAGLYAAVCASSLGRCVVVTKQTLVQSNSYWAQGGIAAAVDPEDSPIFHKEDTIAAGRGLCDGRAVQILVEDGRERVTDLINLGMKFDSDDSGLLLGLEGGHSKRRVLHAGGDSTGKEMIEFLISFVSSSESVAILELVTVTDIISDGERCYGVWGYDEGRESYVRISSPCTIVATGGASALYSRTTNPEGASGEGISLAWRAGAEISDMEFVQFHPTVFSGKKGDAFLLTEAIRGEGAYLLNARGERFMEHYSSLLELAPRDVVSKAIHSEMRSCGEDYVYLDLSHMDPEFVRKRFSNIDRLCRDSGFDLPKDRIPVAPAAHYTIGGVRTSLMGETNIEGLYACGEVSNTGVHGANRLASNSLLECMVFAKRCVDSASGRQHTGDISGDFEGFMLADTREADAGFFNEAKDSIIGGMSTHLGIVREREGMEEFVARLEEVSSAARDVPGWFGFKLGTMLDVCLLVARAALSRKESRGAHMRSDYPEEDSDYEKHLVFRKNLESYGAD; this is encoded by the coding sequence ATGAGCGCAGAAATTATTGACGTCGAGTGCGATTTTCTTGTTGTGGGCGGGGGGCTTGCGGGTCTCTACGCCGCGGTGTGCGCGTCTTCCCTTGGCCGGTGCGTGGTGGTGACCAAGCAGACCCTCGTGCAAAGCAATTCATACTGGGCTCAGGGAGGAATCGCGGCTGCGGTCGACCCCGAGGACTCGCCCATCTTTCACAAGGAGGACACGATTGCCGCGGGAAGAGGGCTTTGCGATGGCCGCGCCGTGCAGATCCTGGTCGAGGATGGAAGGGAGAGGGTAACAGACCTCATAAACCTCGGCATGAAGTTCGATTCCGACGACAGCGGTCTTCTGCTCGGCCTTGAAGGCGGCCACTCGAAAAGAAGAGTTCTTCACGCGGGAGGCGACTCGACGGGAAAGGAGATGATCGAGTTCCTCATCTCTTTTGTAAGTTCAAGCGAGTCGGTAGCCATTCTTGAGCTTGTCACCGTTACCGACATAATCTCGGACGGAGAGAGATGCTACGGCGTCTGGGGTTACGACGAGGGGAGGGAAAGCTACGTGAGAATTTCTTCTCCCTGCACCATAGTCGCCACCGGCGGCGCAAGCGCCCTTTACAGTAGGACCACCAATCCGGAAGGGGCCTCGGGGGAAGGCATATCGCTTGCCTGGAGAGCGGGAGCCGAGATTTCCGACATGGAGTTCGTTCAGTTCCACCCCACTGTTTTCAGCGGCAAAAAAGGCGACGCCTTTCTTCTCACCGAGGCGATAAGGGGGGAGGGAGCCTATCTCCTTAACGCCCGGGGCGAAAGGTTCATGGAACACTACAGTTCCCTCCTTGAACTTGCGCCGAGAGACGTGGTCTCAAAGGCGATTCACAGCGAGATGAGGTCCTGCGGAGAAGACTATGTGTATCTCGATCTCTCCCATATGGATCCCGAATTCGTAAGGAAAAGGTTCTCTAACATAGACAGGCTCTGCAGGGATTCGGGTTTTGATCTTCCCAAAGACCGCATTCCCGTTGCTCCCGCCGCCCATTACACCATAGGCGGGGTAAGGACCAGTCTCATGGGAGAGACGAACATAGAGGGTCTTTACGCCTGCGGAGAGGTTTCAAACACTGGCGTCCACGGTGCCAACCGCCTTGCGAGCAATTCCCTTCTCGAGTGCATGGTGTTTGCCAAGAGGTGTGTTGACAGCGCGTCCGGCAGGCAGCATACGGGAGACATTAGCGGAGATTTCGAAGGCTTTATGCTTGCCGACACCAGAGAAGCCGATGCCGGGTTTTTCAACGAAGCCAAGGACTCAATAATCGGGGGGATGAGCACGCATCTCGGGATAGTGAGAGAGCGAGAGGGCATGGAGGAATTCGTTGCGCGGCTCGAGGAGGTTTCCTCGGCAGCCAGGGACGTTCCCGGATGGTTTGGCTTTAAGCTCGGGACGATGCTGGATGTGTGTCTGCTCGTCGCGCGCGCAGCTCTTTCGAGGAAGGAGTCCCGGGGAGCCCACATGAGGTCTGATTATCCGGAGGAGGACTCGGATTATGAAAAACATCTGGTTTTCAGGAAGAATCTGGAGAGCTACGGAGCCGACTGA
- the ggt gene encoding gamma-glutamyltransferase — MVVSEEQIATHIGLSVLKEGGNAVDAAVAVGFALAVTHPRAGNLGGGGFMLVHLSKTGRTVAIDYREKAPLGATRNMFLDETGEVDMERARHSIYSCGVSGTVAGLSLALEKYGTMPLEKVLAPAIRLAEEGFAVTPEFRKSLLKAKWRLKKSGESMEIFFKNNGEPPREGEILRQKNLAWSLKEISKNGPGAFYRGAIAKKITAYMKKEGGLITERDLASYEALIREPVTGSYRDYSIHSMPPPSSGGVHLIQMLNILERYPLSQYGHNSARYVHILSETMKLAYADRSKHLGDPDFSPVPTAHLVSKQYAKRQEVRINPQKATPSRYVKPGSPVPAGGTDTTHFTVADRFGNVVSNTYTLNFTYGSGLAVPGTGILLNNEMDDFSAKPGAPNAYGLIGGEKNSIAPGKRMLSSMTPTIVFNDEKLFLATGGKGGSRIITSVLQVILNVIDHKMSIREAASAPRIHHQWLPDTLYIEREAGEDLEAGLRKKGYEVKRTGPMGSTQSVARINGLFHGATDPRHPGGLAQGY, encoded by the coding sequence ATGGTTGTATCCGAGGAGCAGATCGCTACCCACATCGGGCTCTCCGTACTCAAGGAAGGCGGAAACGCCGTTGATGCAGCGGTCGCCGTCGGATTCGCCCTTGCGGTCACTCACCCGAGAGCCGGAAACCTCGGGGGCGGCGGATTCATGCTGGTCCATCTAAGCAAAACGGGACGGACAGTCGCCATAGATTACAGGGAAAAAGCCCCGCTTGGGGCCACGCGCAACATGTTCCTCGATGAGACCGGGGAGGTTGACATGGAACGGGCACGGCACAGCATCTATTCCTGCGGGGTTTCGGGAACGGTCGCGGGGCTTTCGCTGGCCCTTGAAAAATACGGAACCATGCCGCTTGAAAAGGTTCTTGCGCCGGCAATAAGGCTCGCGGAGGAAGGGTTCGCGGTTACGCCGGAGTTCAGGAAATCGCTCCTGAAGGCAAAGTGGCGCTTGAAAAAATCAGGCGAGAGCATGGAGATTTTTTTCAAAAACAACGGAGAGCCGCCCCGGGAGGGAGAAATCCTCAGGCAGAAAAACCTTGCGTGGAGCCTCAAGGAGATAAGCAAAAACGGTCCCGGGGCGTTTTACAGGGGGGCAATAGCGAAAAAAATCACGGCTTACATGAAAAAAGAGGGAGGCCTCATAACCGAACGGGACCTTGCCTCTTACGAGGCTCTCATAAGAGAACCGGTGACCGGAAGCTACAGGGACTACAGCATCCACTCGATGCCGCCTCCAAGCTCGGGTGGGGTCCATCTTATCCAGATGCTTAACATTCTCGAGCGCTATCCCCTCTCGCAATACGGCCATAACTCCGCACGCTACGTCCATATTCTCTCGGAAACCATGAAGCTCGCCTATGCGGACAGATCAAAACATCTGGGCGACCCGGACTTCTCCCCCGTTCCCACAGCACACCTTGTCTCAAAACAGTACGCAAAACGCCAGGAAGTCCGCATCAATCCCCAAAAAGCGACTCCGAGCAGATACGTAAAGCCCGGCTCACCAGTCCCCGCCGGAGGCACTGACACCACCCACTTCACCGTAGCCGACAGATTCGGAAACGTGGTTTCAAACACATACACGCTTAATTTCACCTACGGCTCGGGCCTCGCTGTGCCGGGAACAGGGATCCTGCTGAACAACGAAATGGATGATTTCTCGGCAAAGCCCGGAGCGCCGAACGCATACGGCCTAATCGGCGGTGAAAAAAATTCCATTGCCCCCGGTAAAAGAATGCTGAGTTCCATGACCCCGACCATTGTGTTTAACGACGAAAAGCTTTTTCTAGCGACGGGAGGCAAGGGGGGAAGCAGAATAATAACCTCAGTGCTTCAGGTCATCCTGAACGTGATTGACCATAAAATGAGCATACGGGAGGCCGCATCGGCCCCGAGGATACACCACCAGTGGCTCCCCGACACCCTGTACATAGAAAGAGAAGCAGGGGAAGATCTGGAGGCCGGGTTGCGGAAAAAAGGATACGAAGTGAAAAGAACCGGTCCGATGGGAAGTACGCAGAGCGTGGCGAGGATCAACGGGCTTTTTCACGGAGCGACCGATCCCAGGCACCCGGGAGGGCTGGCGCAGGGGTACTGA
- the nadA gene encoding quinolinate synthase NadA, giving the protein MDSLHDISEEIDRLRKEKNAVILAHNYQIPEIQDLADYTGDSLGLSQKASETDAEIIIFCGVHFMAETASIISPDKKVLIPDPEAGCSLAETINLEQLKKWKSEHPDALVVSYVNTSAAVKSETDYCVTSSNAVKIVESIPRDREILFLPDMFLGAFVSKATGRKIHIWPGECHVHAGIRPKDIRRIKESYPNAEMIVHPECGCTTSFLHSAARDDELAKEIKFFSTGKMIDYTRNSDTPEFVVATETGILHTLRKQSPEKEFYPAKADAVCEYMKMITVDKVLNSLREEVYEVRVPEDIARKAKKSIDRMLYISAQ; this is encoded by the coding sequence ATGGACAGCTTACATGACATTTCAGAAGAAATAGACAGGCTCAGAAAGGAAAAAAACGCGGTAATTCTGGCCCATAACTACCAGATACCCGAAATCCAGGACCTTGCCGACTACACGGGGGATTCCTTAGGTCTCTCGCAGAAGGCTTCTGAAACCGACGCGGAAATCATCATCTTCTGCGGAGTCCACTTCATGGCCGAAACCGCTTCCATAATCTCTCCCGACAAAAAGGTGCTCATCCCCGATCCCGAGGCGGGGTGCTCCCTTGCCGAGACCATAAACCTGGAGCAGCTCAAAAAGTGGAAATCCGAACACCCGGACGCGCTCGTGGTTTCCTATGTGAACACCTCGGCCGCCGTCAAGTCGGAGACCGACTACTGCGTTACTTCCTCAAACGCCGTCAAGATAGTGGAATCCATTCCCAGGGACAGAGAGATACTTTTTCTGCCGGACATGTTCCTGGGGGCATTTGTCTCCAAGGCTACGGGCAGGAAAATTCACATCTGGCCCGGGGAATGCCACGTGCACGCGGGGATACGTCCGAAGGATATAAGGAGGATAAAGGAATCCTATCCCAACGCGGAGATGATAGTTCACCCCGAGTGCGGCTGCACCACGTCTTTTCTTCATTCCGCGGCTAGGGACGACGAGCTGGCAAAGGAGATCAAGTTTTTCTCTACGGGAAAGATGATTGACTACACCCGGAATTCCGACACCCCCGAGTTCGTGGTCGCCACTGAAACCGGAATTCTTCACACTCTCAGGAAACAGAGCCCCGAGAAGGAGTTCTACCCCGCCAAGGCCGACGCGGTCTGCGAGTACATGAAGATGATAACGGTTGATAAGGTACTCAATTCCCTAAGGGAGGAGGTCTACGAGGTCAGGGTTCCCGAGGATATTGCTCGGAAGGCCAAGAAATCGATAGACAGGATGCTTTACATCTCGGCTCAATAA
- a CDS encoding O-methyltransferase, with amino-acid sequence MDEGAIITNPEIEDYILSLYPRVHEVFYEMEKRAEGSDVKIVGPLVGRFFSQICLLRRPQSIFEMGSGFGYSALWFSLFLGDGGVVTCTDWLEENAEAARGYFTRAGQIRKLRFVCGDALEVLANSDRKFDMIFNDIDKENYPQVIELARERLNPGGMLITDNVLWGGRVLGGGGSESTEGVLEFNRLLFSDPEFFSTVVPLRDGVALSVRI; translated from the coding sequence ATGGACGAAGGCGCAATTATAACGAACCCCGAGATCGAAGATTACATTCTCTCTCTCTATCCTCGCGTCCACGAGGTTTTCTATGAGATGGAAAAGCGGGCTGAGGGAAGCGACGTGAAAATAGTGGGGCCTCTTGTGGGAAGGTTTTTTTCGCAGATATGCCTTCTGCGCAGGCCGCAAAGCATTTTTGAGATGGGTTCCGGGTTCGGGTACTCGGCCCTTTGGTTCTCCCTTTTTCTGGGTGACGGAGGCGTGGTAACCTGTACGGACTGGCTTGAGGAAAACGCGGAGGCGGCGCGCGGGTACTTCACGCGGGCCGGGCAGATTCGCAAGCTCCGCTTTGTCTGCGGGGACGCGCTCGAAGTACTGGCGAATTCGGACCGTAAATTTGATATGATATTCAATGACATAGACAAGGAGAACTACCCGCAGGTCATCGAGCTTGCGCGGGAGAGGCTTAACCCCGGAGGGATGCTCATTACCGATAACGTGCTTTGGGGAGGGAGGGTTCTCGGCGGCGGAGGTTCTGAGAGCACCGAAGGAGTCTTGGAGTTTAACCGGCTTTTGTTCTCGGACCCGGAGTTTTTCTCCACGGTGGTTCCCCTTCGCGACGGGGTGGCGCTAAGTGTCAGGATTTAA
- the nadC gene encoding carboxylating nicotinate-nucleotide diphosphorylase has product MKTHENYPQEVDAVLELALREDIGSGDVTTGSIVPEDAVLTGEVRAKGTGVVSGLGLSGAVFRKLDPDCTWEEIVHDGDRVSPGDTLARVTGRSRAILSAERTALNILQKMSGISTLTSFFVEAVAGSGVKIKDTRKTLPGLRWISKYAVAVGGGHNHRAGLYDGVLIKDNHIKAAGSIAAAVERARRGVGADFSVEVETKTMEQVKEAVSCGVDVIMLDNMDIREIGEAVRLIGRRALVEVSGGVTLENVREMAQSRVDFISVGALTHSAPCLDISFDVLD; this is encoded by the coding sequence ATGAAGACGCACGAAAATTACCCGCAGGAAGTTGACGCCGTTTTGGAGCTTGCTCTTCGGGAGGATATAGGGAGCGGAGACGTTACGACCGGGAGCATAGTTCCCGAAGACGCCGTTTTAACCGGAGAAGTGCGCGCGAAGGGGACCGGCGTGGTTTCAGGGCTGGGACTTTCCGGCGCCGTTTTCCGGAAACTTGATCCGGACTGCACGTGGGAAGAGATTGTCCATGACGGGGACAGGGTTTCGCCGGGAGACACTCTCGCCCGCGTTACGGGCAGAAGCAGGGCGATTCTTTCGGCGGAGCGGACCGCTCTTAACATCCTTCAGAAAATGAGCGGCATCTCGACTCTCACTTCTTTTTTCGTCGAGGCCGTAGCCGGTTCCGGAGTGAAGATAAAAGACACCAGAAAAACCCTTCCGGGACTCAGGTGGATCAGCAAATACGCCGTGGCGGTCGGCGGGGGACATAATCACCGCGCCGGGCTTTACGACGGAGTGCTCATAAAGGACAACCATATAAAGGCCGCCGGGAGCATAGCGGCGGCGGTCGAGAGGGCGAGGCGGGGCGTCGGAGCGGATTTCTCCGTAGAGGTGGAGACCAAAACCATGGAGCAGGTAAAGGAGGCGGTTTCCTGCGGCGTTGACGTCATAATGCTTGACAACATGGACATCCGGGAAATCGGGGAGGCCGTGCGCCTGATAGGCCGCCGCGCGCTTGTCGAGGTCTCCGGCGGGGTTACTCTTGAGAACGTTAGGGAGATGGCGCAAAGCAGAGTCGATTTCATATCTGTCGGAGCTCTTACGCACTCGGCTCCGTGTTTAGATATTTCTTTTGATGTGTTAGACTGA